The sequence CCCATAACCAGAATCGCTACGGTGCCGAGGCCCCAGACGACAAAACCATGCAGCATTCCGGCGACATCATCAATGAATCCCGCCAGTCGAGCGGTTGCCAGCGACGCCACGAAAAACGCGATCATCCAGCTGAGGACCATCCAGATCACAGCTCCGGTCGGCAGTCCTTCAGTCGTATCGGCCGCATCGGCCACGCTGACGCCAAAGGCCAGACCGAGCAGATGCAGCAGCCAGCTCAGTCCCAGTAAAATGACGAGCCCGGCGAAGATCGCCCCCCAGCTGACAAAGGGGTGTCCGGGGTCCGCCACCCGCACGGGACGATGGCGGTATGCGACGTCTCGCGTGCTGAGGTGTTCCGGTTGTTCGTGTACGTGTTCTGTCATGGCAGCCCTCCCAGTGTTTTCTAGATACCTTGTTGCCGTGGTGATATGGCGTGCTTAGGGGACGAGCAAGCACTGTTCCATTCAGTGGCAACTTGGGGGAGATGCTGCGATTACTTGAACTTGTTCGCAAAAGCGAGTGAACGGCTGGTCGATGGGGAATCGAGTCGCCCGCCCTCTGGTCGCTCAGAGAGCAAATACGGATTCCCAGGATCGCGAAATCGGTATCGGGGAAATGCCCATGCTTTAGCAGTTTCGCCGGTTTTCCCCGAGGACGCTCTGCCGACAGGATTCAGCCAAATTCAAAATTCGACTGCAGGCGTTTGCAGGAGCAGACTCAGCATGGCAGGGGATCAGCGCCCAGGCGACTGCAGGGGAAGCCGGAAAATGCTCTAAGCCGCCCGGTTCTTGTCCGAGCTGTTGATCTCGCCATTCTCGCCGACATCTTCAAAGCGGACGGTCAGCTTCTTGGAAACACCGGCTTCTTCCATTGTCACGCCAAAGATCCGGTCGGCTGCGGTCATCGTCCGTTTGCGGTGCGTAATGACGATGAACTGAGTTTTATCGCGGAACTGTTTGATCACCCCGGCAAAGCGGTCGATGTTCGCCTCGTCGAGAGCGGCGTCGCATTCGTCCAGAATACAGAAGGGACTCGGGCGACTCTTGAAGATCGCCAGCAGGAGACCGACCGCTGTCATTGTTTTCTCGCCACCAGACAACAGGCTGATACTGCGGAGTTCCTTGCCGGGAGGACGCGCGACAATTTCGATACCGCATTCGAGCGGATCGGATTCATCTTCCATAATCACATCGCCCTCGCCCCCGCCAAACAGCTGTCGGAACAGCTCCTGGAACTGCGAGCGAATGGCCGTGAACGATTCGATGAAGATGCGTTTGCTCTCAGTATTAATACGACGAATGATGTCTTCCAGCGTCGACTGAGCGTGCTTCAGGTCCTGCAGCTGTGTGCTCAGATGACGATAGCGCGACTCCAGTTCGTCCAGCCCCTGCAGAGAGGAGGGGTCGACCGCACCCAGTGATTTAATTTTCTTACGCAGCCTCTGCACTTCGCGTTCGATGGCGTCCCGCGATTCCGCGAAATCATGTTCGCTTTCCAGCCACGGCCAGGGCGTGCTCTCGACGTCGAGTTCATGGAGATTCTCGATCGATCCTTCGGGAGTTGACTCGGTCCAGTCGCCTTCTGCGTCGTTGGCTTCAGCATCGGCGTCTGTCTCTTTGTCTGCGACGGCGGCCTGAATTTCCGGTCGCGGGAAGTCGATGGCTTCGATTTCTTCGTCGCGGCGCATGGCCTCGAACGGCTTGCGTGCAGAGAACCCGAGATCAATAATCTGCTGCACGCCGAGCTGATACTCTTCGAAGAGTTTATCGCGGAGGACCTGCAACTCCGTCTCGACATCACGGAGTTCGATCCGCAGATCCTGAACCCGCTCTTCTTCTTCCCGACGCTGGTCCGTCAACTGCCGCAGCTGTTCGTTTCTGCGGTCGCGACGGATTTGGATCTCGTTCCGCTGCCGCCGGGCCCGCTGAACTTCGACCTGCAGCTGTTCGCCGATCAGATAGTATTCGGCCAGTCGCGATTGAGCCGTGAGAATCTGCAGTTCGAGCCGTTTTTCTTTCTGCTGGGCATTCTCCAACCGGGAGATCGCTTCCGCATACTGGGCCTCGCGCAGCTGCCTGTCTTTATTGAGTCGCGTCAAAACGGCGTCTATCGAAGCCAGACGTTCGTGCGTTTTCGACAATTCCACTTTGAAGTGACTGTGTTGAGCCGCGAGTTCCTGTTCGTGTTCGCGGGCCTGCCGCATATCGTGATCGAACTGCTCGATTTGCGATGTCAGCAACTCCAGTTGACCGGCGATCTGATCGAGTTCTTCAAGTTGTTCGCCCTGTTCGTGCTGAACGGACGCAAGCTGTTGTTCGACCGAAGTGTAGTCGCTGTCGATTCGGGCCCGTTCCCGGGAAGCCAAATCGAGTTCGTTATGCCGGCTCTGGACCTGCTGCCGGAGTTCCGAAAGTTCAGCGGTCTGCGATTCCATCCACATCTGGGCGTTGGCGAGTTCTTCGTCCAGACGCAGCAGCACGTCGCCCAGCTCTTCTGTTTTTCGATCGAGCCGTTCAATGTGACGGGTCAGTTCGAGGAGTTCCTGCTTGATCCGCAGGATCTCGGAACGACGAGAAACGACGGAGCCTTCCGCCTGGATGGTGCCGGTGTGCACGATCCCATTCGGCGTGAGCAGATCGCCCTGCTGAGTCAGGAACTGTGATCCTGCCGGCGCGTTGAGCAGGAGCCTCCGGGCAGTCGTCAATCCATCGACAATCCATGTCGATCGCAGGAGCTGCTCGATGAGCGGACGAAATCGGTCATCGCATCGTACGAGTCGATCGGCTCGTGCCAGGAGCCCATCCTGTTCGCTGTGCTGCTGTTCGAATTCACCGAGCAACTCGTGCTGCTCCGGATTCCATTCCTGCACGTGACGGGGCAGTTCGACGAAGCCGAGCCGGCCTTCGAACTGCGTGTTGTGACGTTCAAGATATTCCAGAAACGGCGGGAGCTGATCGACCACGATCATCTGCGAGCCACCATTGAGAGCGATCTCGATGAGGGCCGCGTCTTCGAGATCGCATTCGAAGAAGTCGACCAGAATTCCGAGTACGTGTTTCCACGGCGACAGATTACTTTTGCGGGCCCGGTTCAGAATCTCCTGCACGCCAAGACTGAGTCCCAGCTGCCGCTGTTCCATGTCTTCAAGCAGACCGAGCCGCGCTTCCCAGGCACTTCGCTGTTCACGATCGAGCGCCTGACGGGCGTTGATGGTGGCGAGTTGCTGCTCCAGTTCCTGGCGACGCTTCTGAATGCCATCGATTCTTCGCTTGTGTTCGCTGTGTCGATCGGCAGCGGCCTGATAGACCTCGGTCGCTTCAGTGACGGTTTGCCCGATGCGTTCGATCTCGACGTCAGCTGCTTCCCGTTCGTGATACAGTCTCTCCCGCGCGGCGAGGATGGTTTCGCGGCGACTGTCGAGATGTTTCCGATGGCTTTCCGCGGTAGCCTGCTGCCGCTGCAGTTCCACGAGCATGCGGCGCTGCTCGGCCTGTTCCTCGCGGCGTTGTTCGATGGATTC is a genomic window of Rubinisphaera margarita containing:
- the smc gene encoding chromosome segregation protein SMC, with product MLKSLEVFGFKSFADRTTFAFAPGITCVVGPNGSGKSNVVDAMKWLLGDQSPKSLRGKAMADVIFNGSRSRKPSGLAEATLTFDNSQQILATPYEEVRITRRLYQGGDSEYLINGETSRLKDIRDLFMGTGAATSAYSIIEQGRVGQVLQGNPSTRRVLFEEAAGISRFKSRRIDAERKLERVSQNLLRLTDIVDEVETQLHACRNQAGKAARYRELTRGYDALRLGLAADDARILFTRLREISGQTNEAQEALSKTQKTQADLEAEREQLRSRFRSADEMLQETEAKLSTLMQQRSSVQTSLHHQSERAREISGEADLLRKQRFELKRRVHDIDEEIASETQRREDVQSEMDRKVADQEAAANQLRELTESIEQRREEQAEQRRMLVELQRQQATAESHRKHLDSRRETILAARERLYHEREAADVEIERIGQTVTEATEVYQAAADRHSEHKRRIDGIQKRRQELEQQLATINARQALDREQRSAWEARLGLLEDMEQRQLGLSLGVQEILNRARKSNLSPWKHVLGILVDFFECDLEDAALIEIALNGGSQMIVVDQLPPFLEYLERHNTQFEGRLGFVELPRHVQEWNPEQHELLGEFEQQHSEQDGLLARADRLVRCDDRFRPLIEQLLRSTWIVDGLTTARRLLLNAPAGSQFLTQQGDLLTPNGIVHTGTIQAEGSVVSRRSEILRIKQELLELTRHIERLDRKTEELGDVLLRLDEELANAQMWMESQTAELSELRQQVQSRHNELDLASRERARIDSDYTSVEQQLASVQHEQGEQLEELDQIAGQLELLTSQIEQFDHDMRQAREHEQELAAQHSHFKVELSKTHERLASIDAVLTRLNKDRQLREAQYAEAISRLENAQQKEKRLELQILTAQSRLAEYYLIGEQLQVEVQRARRQRNEIQIRRDRRNEQLRQLTDQRREEEERVQDLRIELRDVETELQVLRDKLFEEYQLGVQQIIDLGFSARKPFEAMRRDEEIEAIDFPRPEIQAAVADKETDADAEANDAEGDWTESTPEGSIENLHELDVESTPWPWLESEHDFAESRDAIEREVQRLRKKIKSLGAVDPSSLQGLDELESRYRHLSTQLQDLKHAQSTLEDIIRRINTESKRIFIESFTAIRSQFQELFRQLFGGGEGDVIMEDESDPLECGIEIVARPPGKELRSISLLSGGEKTMTAVGLLLAIFKSRPSPFCILDECDAALDEANIDRFAGVIKQFRDKTQFIVITHRKRTMTAADRIFGVTMEEAGVSKKLTVRFEDVGENGEINSSDKNRAA